From one Flavobacterium kingsejongi genomic stretch:
- a CDS encoding M1 family metallopeptidase encodes MTHLKPVATLSKVLFFGIFFLSQQHATAQFFSKEKNYTRKDSLRGALRPERNDYDVLRYDLNIKVDPVEKFISGYNDITFKVLENTTKIQLDLFENMKVDSILYHGKAVAYKRDYDAVFLYFDRPLQKNTKEKLRFYYSGKPIAAKNAPWDGGFVWKKDEKGKDWIAVAVQGTGASLWYPVKDHQTDEPDEGATIKVAVPNGLMNVSNGRFTGKEDLKNGYTRWDWEVKSPINNYDITVNIGDYVHFGERYKDLDLDFYVLSYNLEKAKEHFQEVKPMMDCFQAKFGVYPFAEDSYKLVETPYLGMEHQSAVAYGNKYKNGYAGTDISESGVGILFDYITIHESGHEWFGNSITSKDIADMWIHEAFTTYSETVFVECNFGYEKAMAYINGQANRVMNDRPIIGDYNVNHEGSIDMYFKGALMLNTLRNVINDDAKWWKLLLDYSNTYRHKIIDTETVIQFFNTHSKRNLTPIFDQYLRHNKIPELEIKTTKEGFEYRWLTDVPNFSMPVEINIGKKIVRLEPTNAVQTYTTKKSDPVTLVKEKFYIKFIQK; translated from the coding sequence ATGACCCATTTGAAACCGGTAGCAACCTTATCTAAGGTTTTGTTTTTCGGGATATTCTTCCTGAGCCAGCAGCATGCGACAGCACAATTTTTTAGTAAAGAAAAAAATTACACCCGAAAAGACTCATTGCGGGGTGCTTTACGACCGGAACGGAATGACTATGATGTCCTGCGTTATGACCTGAATATCAAAGTAGACCCGGTAGAAAAATTCATTTCAGGCTACAATGACATAACATTCAAAGTTTTAGAAAATACCACTAAAATACAGTTGGATTTATTTGAAAATATGAAAGTAGATAGCATATTGTATCACGGAAAAGCAGTAGCGTATAAACGGGACTATGATGCCGTATTTCTTTACTTTGATCGCCCATTACAAAAAAATACCAAAGAAAAATTACGCTTTTATTATTCGGGAAAACCTATTGCTGCAAAAAATGCGCCCTGGGATGGTGGTTTTGTATGGAAAAAAGATGAAAAGGGGAAGGACTGGATTGCGGTAGCTGTACAAGGAACTGGTGCCAGCCTGTGGTATCCTGTAAAAGACCATCAAACCGATGAACCGGATGAAGGAGCTACCATTAAAGTAGCTGTTCCAAATGGCCTTATGAACGTATCCAATGGACGGTTTACCGGAAAAGAAGATCTCAAGAATGGTTATACCCGTTGGGACTGGGAAGTAAAAAGCCCTATCAATAATTATGATATTACAGTCAACATTGGTGACTATGTACACTTTGGAGAGCGTTATAAAGATTTAGACCTCGATTTTTATGTGCTTTCTTACAATCTTGAAAAAGCAAAAGAGCATTTCCAGGAAGTTAAACCTATGATGGACTGCTTCCAGGCAAAATTTGGAGTCTATCCTTTTGCAGAAGACAGTTATAAACTGGTAGAGACACCCTATTTGGGAATGGAACATCAAAGTGCTGTGGCGTATGGCAATAAATACAAAAACGGCTATGCCGGTACTGATATTTCAGAATCCGGAGTGGGGATTTTATTCGATTATATCACCATCCATGAAAGCGGGCACGAATGGTTTGGGAATAGTATTACTTCCAAAGATATTGCGGACATGTGGATTCATGAGGCTTTCACGACTTATTCTGAGACTGTTTTTGTAGAATGCAACTTTGGTTATGAAAAAGCGATGGCATATATCAATGGACAGGCCAATAGGGTCATGAATGACAGGCCCATTATTGGCGATTATAATGTGAACCATGAAGGGTCAATTGACATGTATTTCAAAGGAGCATTGATGCTGAACACTTTACGCAATGTTATCAACGATGATGCAAAATGGTGGAAACTCCTGTTGGACTACTCGAATACCTACCGTCACAAAATTATTGATACTGAAACCGTGATTCAATTTTTCAATACCCATAGTAAACGGAACCTGACCCCGATTTTTGATCAGTATTTAAGGCACAATAAAATTCCAGAATTAGAAATTAAAACTACAAAAGAAGGTTTTGAATACCGATGGCTGACAGATGTCCCTAATTTTTCCATGCCAGTAGAAATAAACATCGGGAAGAAAATAGTACGCCTTGAGCCTACAAATGCAGTCCAAACGTATACAACTAAAAAAAGTGATCCGGTAACACTGGTCAAAGAAAAGTTTTACATAAAATTTATCCAAAAGTAA